In a single window of the Agromyces sp. H17E-10 genome:
- a CDS encoding DUF7507 domain-containing protein gives MTDDSRTPGAGAQTTQPRASSRRRRLISLLLAPVLVLTGLAGALALPQAAQAAGTSQVLVDVTAVDASTGTPITDLSPGPWVGLVKKIGYRVDFSCVTSNCDNATVKFDPTALDPNYAYYRLLTQSGFTPPLSGGSVTGSATAGYTVSLGNLVAGQSGQFVLEYQTGVGCGDWNVVRDGERTFCPVANFPDGFTFTQTVRGNADTASGEQTSTSAPVRWSIPTPSPGVAYGVMVDPKGNRVSQGGVLSTDLPYKFTVNFGSGCVTARVTAYTVVDANGTICASGYTVTQKLPPGAELVAADGAPTVTGDVATGLVLTWNGPPWSSTAKNTSAIGWGATNGYETQTAGVPRVVTIQFPRANLAPSPDQTCGYEAHTGGPESTASVTYISMPGVPGEVRTVQAPPGTGYTVRCVDPFGKAVMDAKTSTFDGARRISPTLSPITVPAPGGENDKEWQVTVANQANVPGVAVVTDDTLDQADAHVYRIIAPSGSTIAWTATDGTTTQSGTSTTTADAPAGFWFATSTVTSPPLAGPNELPTGTFRTGFTVHYQYRVLGDAQPGGRRTNTASAVMTYPDYPQLAAIPLGPTSHTIEFEAPFTGGSIDKSAQDSDINGAPVSILDIPATGSGRGFWMVDAWNAGNTPAVPVIEDAHLDPKLPVYRIGLRLDKTGTAVPTSIPGWTGTIEYTLDNGVTGTARNDYQAPAGRYIVAAKITGDEIPGGRAWATSNDRSRFMVLFYFSITPDATPGSVHTNTATGHFEYPNYGLPSLDLGSDTTQVTLRGPRPVIDAVMGATSIAGGASQATTTSNVTFQTCGSTGSVPTDRAPFTPEYVFMAPVGWNITPGSASFAVGAVPAGVRFAYDTVTVSGVPRQVAVASWPAGTTWGRNMALPCMSVIARPTAAVSAGTVSVPRGFIGNTGDVQPTDIFNRQFTDTPDIDGDPATLRFSEAPAPGGVPVAAVAAMQVLKEICLPDAAQSDGCRWYADPNNRVGVPPNSTSIRYRISVVNTGNTNLSDVVAYDVLPYPGDTGTSAPTAGTPRGSTFTEQVASVSDLVGSPTVSYSTSVQPCRPEVDAAVPDCGNDWGSTASGAQAIRMTRPGTFAPGARISMQYTASVLDSPGDGAVGCNSLAVRATGLGTVSEPAPVCASIEETDLAVAAGTPQLQVGRPGVLPWTVVNNGGAASSQALVTVDIPQGLSAYPLQFEGWHCTAADADGAPQYGTAVGPSTLSCVPDSPLLLGVPQTLNVPVVPTVDSFTSTAHISGRLFDGNLANNDATMTAAVAPAAAGIGVAKSDGVTTARPGDVLTYTITVSNPLDFETLSGATLTDALPGRVSFVSASDGGTESGGVVTWNLPDLPGAGTVTRTVKVMVSSTIDTATLVNTATVTAPDPASPGTTLTGSATDTDTVRTSPAVTLVKGSTAPTYGKVDDTVTYTFSATNSGDVTVTNVAIRDPLSGLSALTYVWPGAAGVLAPGQTVTATATYTITQADLDATQVDNTATLNGRAPDGATVTAVASHEVTSTATPRIELVKTADGTVTTEGDRVTYTFVVTNTGPLTLDGVTVTDGLPGLSVIDFGDWPGAAGVLAPGQSVTATATYDARQTDVDAGKIVNTATATGQTLEGLDVSNEDGETVAIERTPGISIVKDAQYHADGIGRAGQDIDYDFTVTNTGNTTLTDVEITDPLVGLSPLSYVWPGTAGVLLPGQSVTATATYTITQTDVDGLNGVANTATVTSKAPDGSTPTDDDTARLDTPATAGIQLVKTAELAGGTPHAGDTVTYRFAATNLGVLTLTGVTVTDPMEGLSDLTFTWPGADGVLAPGETVHATATYVLTQADLDAGKVVNAASVAGEPPVGDPVASDDTVTLVLPADAQLEFEKTGTIGDGLWEAGMPVGYEFTLENTGNVTLADVAIDDQLEGLSQIAYEWPGEPGILAPGETATATATYALTEGDAAARTLTNTATASSDRAPSVEDSVTLEGPVPPTDPVQAVIDGISKLAQTGAQTGVLPVAGGAVLLGGILILITLIRRRRRNGARTAGSTPSGD, from the coding sequence ATGACCGACGACAGCCGCACTCCGGGCGCGGGCGCGCAGACCACGCAACCACGCGCTTCCAGCCGTCGACGACGACTGATCTCGCTCCTGCTGGCGCCGGTGCTGGTGCTCACCGGCCTCGCGGGCGCACTCGCGCTCCCGCAGGCGGCGCAGGCGGCAGGAACGTCGCAGGTGCTCGTCGACGTGACCGCGGTGGATGCGAGCACGGGGACGCCGATCACCGACCTCTCGCCCGGGCCGTGGGTCGGACTGGTGAAGAAGATCGGGTATCGAGTCGACTTCTCGTGCGTCACGTCGAACTGCGACAACGCGACGGTGAAGTTCGACCCGACGGCCCTCGATCCGAACTACGCCTACTACCGTCTGCTCACGCAGTCGGGCTTCACCCCGCCGCTCTCGGGCGGCTCGGTGACGGGGTCCGCGACCGCCGGGTACACGGTGTCGCTCGGCAACCTGGTGGCCGGGCAGTCGGGCCAGTTCGTGCTCGAGTACCAGACGGGCGTGGGCTGCGGCGACTGGAACGTCGTGCGTGACGGCGAGCGGACGTTCTGCCCCGTGGCGAACTTCCCGGACGGCTTCACGTTCACCCAGACCGTGCGCGGCAACGCCGACACCGCCTCGGGTGAGCAGACCTCGACGAGCGCCCCGGTGCGGTGGAGCATCCCGACTCCGTCTCCCGGAGTCGCGTACGGCGTCATGGTCGATCCGAAGGGCAACCGGGTCTCGCAGGGCGGCGTGCTCTCGACCGACCTTCCGTACAAGTTCACCGTCAACTTCGGCAGCGGCTGCGTCACCGCACGGGTCACGGCCTATACCGTGGTCGACGCCAACGGCACCATCTGCGCGAGCGGCTACACCGTGACGCAGAAGCTTCCGCCGGGCGCCGAGCTCGTCGCGGCGGACGGCGCGCCGACCGTCACCGGCGACGTGGCCACCGGTCTCGTCCTCACCTGGAACGGGCCGCCGTGGTCGTCCACGGCGAAGAACACCTCTGCGATCGGCTGGGGCGCGACGAACGGCTACGAGACCCAGACCGCGGGCGTCCCGCGCGTGGTGACGATCCAGTTCCCGCGCGCCAACCTCGCGCCCTCGCCCGACCAGACCTGCGGATACGAGGCGCACACGGGAGGCCCCGAGTCGACCGCCTCGGTGACCTACATCAGCATGCCCGGCGTGCCGGGAGAGGTCCGCACGGTGCAGGCCCCGCCCGGCACGGGTTACACGGTCCGGTGCGTCGATCCGTTCGGGAAGGCGGTCATGGACGCGAAGACCTCCACCTTCGACGGCGCCCGCCGCATCAGCCCCACGCTCTCCCCGATCACGGTCCCCGCCCCCGGCGGCGAGAACGACAAGGAGTGGCAGGTCACGGTCGCCAACCAGGCCAACGTGCCGGGTGTCGCCGTCGTCACCGACGACACGCTCGATCAGGCGGACGCCCACGTCTACCGGATCATCGCGCCGAGCGGTTCCACGATCGCCTGGACGGCCACCGACGGCACGACCACGCAGTCGGGCACCTCGACGACGACGGCCGACGCCCCGGCCGGTTTCTGGTTCGCGACGTCGACCGTGACCTCGCCGCCGCTCGCCGGGCCGAACGAGCTGCCCACGGGAACCTTCCGCACCGGATTCACGGTGCATTACCAGTACCGCGTCCTCGGGGACGCACAGCCCGGCGGACGACGTACCAACACGGCCAGCGCCGTCATGACCTACCCCGACTACCCGCAGCTCGCGGCCATCCCGCTCGGACCGACCTCGCACACCATCGAGTTCGAAGCACCGTTCACCGGCGGCAGCATCGACAAGTCCGCCCAGGACTCCGACATCAACGGTGCGCCCGTCTCGATCCTCGACATCCCGGCCACCGGCTCCGGTCGCGGCTTCTGGATGGTCGACGCATGGAACGCGGGCAACACCCCCGCCGTCCCGGTGATCGAGGACGCCCACCTCGATCCGAAGCTCCCCGTCTACCGGATCGGCCTCCGCCTCGACAAGACCGGGACGGCCGTCCCGACCTCGATCCCGGGATGGACCGGCACGATCGAGTACACGCTCGACAACGGCGTCACCGGCACGGCGCGCAACGACTACCAGGCTCCGGCCGGACGCTACATCGTCGCCGCGAAGATCACGGGCGACGAGATCCCCGGTGGCCGCGCCTGGGCGACCTCGAACGACCGGTCGCGCTTCATGGTGCTGTTCTACTTCTCGATCACCCCCGATGCGACGCCGGGCTCGGTGCACACCAACACCGCGACGGGGCACTTCGAGTACCCGAACTACGGCCTGCCGAGCCTGGACCTCGGCAGCGACACCACGCAGGTCACGCTGCGCGGACCCCGACCGGTGATCGATGCCGTGATGGGGGCGACGTCCATCGCCGGCGGCGCATCCCAGGCCACGACCACGTCGAACGTGACGTTCCAGACCTGTGGCAGCACCGGCAGCGTCCCGACCGACCGGGCCCCGTTCACGCCCGAGTACGTCTTCATGGCACCCGTCGGGTGGAACATCACTCCCGGATCGGCGTCGTTCGCCGTGGGCGCCGTGCCCGCCGGGGTGAGGTTCGCCTACGACACGGTGACGGTCTCGGGGGTGCCGCGGCAGGTGGCGGTCGCCTCGTGGCCGGCGGGCACGACCTGGGGCAGGAACATGGCGCTGCCGTGCATGAGCGTCATCGCACGCCCGACCGCTGCGGTGTCCGCCGGCACCGTCAGCGTGCCGCGCGGGTTCATCGGCAACACCGGAGACGTGCAGCCCACGGACATCTTCAACCGCCAGTTCACGGATACGCCGGACATCGACGGCGATCCGGCGACGCTGCGGTTCAGCGAGGCGCCTGCGCCGGGCGGCGTGCCGGTCGCGGCCGTCGCCGCGATGCAGGTGCTCAAGGAGATCTGCCTTCCCGACGCCGCCCAGTCGGACGGCTGCCGGTGGTACGCGGATCCGAACAACCGCGTGGGAGTACCGCCGAACTCGACGTCCATCAGGTATCGCATCTCGGTGGTCAACACCGGCAACACGAACCTCAGCGACGTGGTGGCCTACGACGTGCTTCCCTACCCGGGCGACACGGGCACGAGCGCTCCGACTGCGGGCACGCCTCGGGGGAGCACGTTCACCGAACAGGTGGCGAGCGTCTCCGACCTCGTCGGCTCGCCGACGGTCAGCTACTCGACCTCGGTGCAGCCCTGCCGCCCCGAGGTGGACGCCGCCGTGCCCGACTGCGGGAACGACTGGGGCAGCACCGCTTCGGGTGCTCAGGCGATCCGCATGACCCGCCCCGGCACGTTCGCTCCCGGGGCGCGCATCTCGATGCAGTACACGGCGTCGGTGCTCGACAGCCCCGGTGACGGTGCGGTCGGCTGCAACTCGCTCGCGGTCAGGGCCACCGGCCTCGGCACGGTGTCCGAGCCGGCGCCGGTGTGCGCGTCGATCGAGGAGACGGACCTCGCGGTCGCGGCGGGCACCCCGCAGCTGCAGGTCGGCCGCCCGGGCGTGCTGCCGTGGACCGTCGTCAACAACGGCGGTGCGGCCAGCAGTCAGGCGCTCGTGACGGTCGACATCCCGCAGGGTCTGTCGGCGTACCCGCTGCAGTTCGAGGGATGGCACTGCACCGCTGCAGATGCCGATGGCGCGCCGCAGTACGGCACCGCGGTCGGCCCGTCGACGCTCAGCTGCGTCCCGGACAGTCCGCTCCTGCTGGGGGTGCCGCAGACGCTGAACGTGCCGGTGGTGCCGACCGTCGACTCGTTCACCTCGACGGCGCACATCTCGGGGCGCCTGTTCGACGGGAACCTCGCCAACAACGATGCCACGATGACGGCCGCCGTCGCCCCCGCCGCTGCCGGCATCGGTGTGGCCAAGAGCGACGGGGTGACGACGGCGAGGCCGGGTGACGTGCTCACCTATACGATCACGGTGTCGAATCCGCTGGACTTCGAGACCCTGAGCGGTGCGACGCTCACGGACGCGCTGCCGGGTCGGGTGTCGTTCGTGTCGGCCTCCGACGGCGGGACGGAGTCGGGGGGCGTGGTCACGTGGAACCTGCCCGACCTCCCCGGAGCCGGCACGGTGACCCGCACCGTGAAGGTCATGGTGTCCTCGACGATCGACACCGCGACGCTGGTGAACACCGCGACGGTGACGGCACCGGATCCGGCGAGTCCGGGAACGACGCTGACGGGCAGCGCGACCGACACGGACACGGTGCGCACGAGTCCGGCGGTCACGCTCGTGAAGGGATCGACCGCACCCACCTATGGCAAGGTCGACGACACGGTCACTTACACCTTCTCGGCGACCAACTCCGGGGACGTGACCGTGACGAACGTCGCGATCAGGGACCCCCTGTCCGGGCTCTCCGCGTTGACCTACGTGTGGCCGGGCGCAGCGGGTGTGCTCGCACCGGGGCAGACGGTGACGGCGACGGCGACGTACACGATCACCCAGGCCGACCTGGATGCGACGCAGGTCGACAACACCGCCACGCTCAACGGCAGGGCACCCGACGGCGCGACGGTGACCGCGGTCGCCTCGCACGAGGTGACGAGCACCGCGACGCCGAGGATCGAGCTGGTGAAGACGGCCGACGGCACGGTGACCACCGAGGGCGACCGGGTGACCTACACGTTCGTCGTCACGAACACCGGCCCGTTGACGTTGGACGGGGTGACCGTGACCGACGGCCTGCCCGGCCTGTCGGTCATCGACTTCGGCGACTGGCCGGGGGCTGCCGGGGTGCTCGCGCCCGGGCAGTCGGTGACCGCGACCGCGACCTACGACGCACGTCAGACCGACGTCGATGCCGGGAAGATCGTGAACACCGCGACAGCGACCGGGCAGACGCTCGAGGGGCTCGACGTCTCCAACGAGGACGGCGAGACGGTCGCGATCGAGCGCACCCCGGGCATCTCGATCGTGAAGGACGCGCAGTACCACGCGGATGGGATCGGTCGGGCAGGGCAGGACATCGACTACGACTTCACGGTCACGAACACCGGCAACACGACCCTGACCGACGTCGAGATCACCGACCCGCTCGTCGGGCTGTCGCCGCTGAGCTACGTGTGGCCGGGGACGGCCGGAGTGCTGCTGCCGGGGCAGTCGGTCACGGCGACCGCGACGTACACGATCACGCAGACGGACGTCGACGGCTTGAACGGGGTCGCGAACACCGCGACCGTCACGTCGAAGGCACCCGACGGGAGCACCCCGACGGACGACGACACCGCCCGTCTGGACACTCCCGCGACCGCGGGGATCCAGCTCGTGAAGACCGCCGAACTCGCGGGCGGCACGCCGCACGCGGGCGACACGGTCACGTACCGTTTCGCGGCGACGAACCTCGGCGTGCTGACCCTGACCGGGGTCACCGTCACCGACCCGATGGAAGGCCTGTCCGACCTGACGTTCACCTGGCCGGGCGCGGACGGCGTCCTCGCGCCGGGGGAGACGGTGCACGCCACGGCGACGTACGTGCTCACGCAGGCCGACCTCGACGCCGGCAAGGTCGTGAACGCGGCGAGCGTCGCCGGTGAGCCGCCGGTGGGTGACCCGGTCGCCTCGGACGACACGGTGACGCTCGTGCTCCCCGCCGACGCGCAGCTCGAGTTCGAGAAGACCGGCACGATCGGCGACGGCCTGTGGGAGGCGGGCATGCCGGTCGGCTACGAGTTCACGTTGGAGAACACCGGCAACGTCACCTTGGCCGACGTCGCGATCGACGACCAGCTGGAGGGTCTGTCGCAGATCGCGTACGAGTGGCCGGGCGAGCCGGGCATCCTCGCGCCGGGCGAGACTGCGACCGCGACGGCCACCTACGCGCTGACCGAGGGGGATGCGGCCGCACGAACCCTCACCAACACGGCGACCGCGTCCAGCGACCGCGCGCCGAGCGTCGAGGACAGCGTGACGCTCGAAGGCCCGGTGCCGCCGACCGACCCCGTGCAGGCGGTCATCGACGGCATCTCGAAGCTCGCTCAGACCGGTGCGCAGACCGGCGTCCTTCCGGTCGCAGGCGGTGCCGTCCTGCTCGGCGGCATCCTGATCCTGATCACGCTCATCCGCAGGCGGCGACGGAACGGTGCCCGGACCGCCGGCTCGACACCGTCAGGAGACTGA
- a CDS encoding iron chaperone — MGTVTDYLASIDGENRAALEHVIAVARELDPEATEGESYGMPALLHRGKAFAAAMEAKQHLGFYPFSGQILPGLAAELDEAGIAWSTGAVQFSVERPVPDDLLRRILGERIAQIDAQLDAKR, encoded by the coding sequence ATGGGAACCGTCACCGACTACCTGGCCTCGATCGACGGCGAGAACCGGGCCGCGCTCGAGCACGTCATCGCCGTCGCGCGCGAGCTCGACCCCGAGGCGACCGAGGGCGAGAGCTACGGCATGCCGGCCCTGCTGCACCGGGGCAAGGCTTTCGCGGCGGCGATGGAGGCCAAGCAGCACCTCGGTTTCTACCCGTTCAGCGGGCAGATCCTGCCCGGACTGGCGGCCGAGCTCGACGAGGCGGGCATCGCGTGGTCGACCGGCGCGGTGCAGTTCTCCGTGGAGCGTCCCGTGCCCGACGACCTGCTGCGCCGCATCCTCGGCGAACGCATCGCGCAGATCGACGCGCAGCTCGACGCGAAGCGCTGA
- a CDS encoding APC family permease, with amino-acid sequence MSQETTPPNQLGDDEHLKVLGYEGSFNRSMSLWANFALGFTYLSPLVGVYSLFATALAVGGPPSIWWIVIVGAGQLLVSLVFGEVVSQYPIHGGIYPWARRLWRRRYAWMAAWVYIWAMIVTITAVAEFGSGFVASLFGLELTPAINLTITLGLLLLAFIFNFSGTKTLARVAQIGLAAELVGVIGLGLYLLVFQRKQDFSVFFDTMGVQGDGSYLAAFMGAALAGLFLFYGFEACGDVAEEVANPARRIPKAMMMTILVGGVSALFSFGGYVLAAPNLEEIVSGADNDPIPGILEATLGPVGAKLFLVIAITAFISCVLSLQAAASRLLYSFARDGMIPGHNWLAKVSPRNKVPTNALIVACTVPALISVLIFFNDGLLLPVTSFAVLGIYVAFQMVVLASLRQRLRGWKPAGPFSLGSWGLIVNVLALAYGIFAMVLLAMPGSSGSFFADWVVLIGLGVVLVSGLLYLFIARPDRKSDAPSGDAIAVADEIRARTGAVAAVQPTPTR; translated from the coding sequence ATGTCGCAAGAAACCACCCCGCCGAACCAGCTCGGCGACGACGAGCACCTCAAGGTGCTCGGCTACGAGGGCTCGTTCAACCGCTCGATGAGCCTCTGGGCGAACTTCGCACTCGGGTTCACCTACCTCTCACCGCTCGTCGGCGTGTACTCGCTGTTCGCGACCGCCCTCGCCGTCGGCGGCCCGCCCTCCATCTGGTGGATCGTCATCGTCGGCGCCGGGCAGCTGCTCGTCTCGCTCGTGTTCGGCGAGGTCGTGTCGCAGTACCCGATCCACGGCGGCATCTACCCGTGGGCCCGCAGGCTCTGGCGCCGCCGCTACGCGTGGATGGCCGCCTGGGTCTACATCTGGGCCATGATCGTCACGATCACCGCGGTCGCGGAGTTCGGGTCGGGCTTCGTCGCGAGCCTCTTCGGCCTCGAGCTCACGCCGGCGATCAACCTCACGATCACGCTCGGCCTGCTGCTGCTCGCGTTCATCTTCAACTTCTCGGGCACGAAGACCCTCGCCCGGGTCGCCCAGATCGGCCTCGCCGCCGAGCTCGTCGGGGTGATCGGCCTCGGCCTCTACCTGCTCGTCTTCCAGCGCAAGCAGGACTTCAGCGTGTTCTTCGACACGATGGGCGTCCAGGGCGACGGCAGCTACCTCGCGGCCTTCATGGGCGCGGCGCTCGCCGGCCTCTTCCTCTTCTACGGCTTCGAGGCGTGCGGCGACGTCGCCGAGGAGGTCGCGAACCCCGCCCGGCGCATCCCCAAGGCGATGATGATGACGATCCTCGTCGGCGGCGTCTCGGCGCTGTTCTCGTTCGGCGGCTACGTGCTCGCGGCACCCAACCTCGAGGAGATCGTCTCGGGCGCCGACAACGACCCCATCCCAGGCATCCTCGAGGCGACACTCGGGCCGGTGGGCGCGAAGCTCTTCCTCGTCATCGCGATCACCGCCTTCATCAGCTGCGTGCTGAGCCTCCAGGCGGCGGCGAGTCGACTGCTGTACTCGTTCGCCCGCGACGGAATGATCCCGGGGCACAACTGGCTCGCCAAGGTGTCGCCGCGCAACAAGGTGCCGACGAACGCGCTCATCGTCGCGTGCACGGTGCCGGCGCTCATCAGCGTGCTGATCTTCTTCAACGACGGCCTGTTGCTGCCGGTCACCTCGTTCGCGGTGCTCGGCATCTACGTCGCGTTCCAGATGGTCGTGCTCGCCTCGCTGCGCCAGCGCCTCAGGGGATGGAAGCCCGCCGGACCGTTCTCGCTCGGCTCGTGGGGCCTCATCGTGAACGTGCTCGCGCTCGCGTACGGCATCTTCGCGATGGTCCTGCTCGCGATGCCCGGCTCGTCGGGGTCGTTCTTCGCCGACTGGGTCGTGCTCATCGGACTCGGCGTGGTCCTCGTGAGCGGACTGCTCTACCTCTTCATCGCGCGACCCGACCGCAAGTCCGACGCCCCGTCGGGCGACGCGATCGCCGTCGCCGACGAGATCCGCGCCCGGACCGGCGCCGTCGCCGCGGTGCAGCCGACGCCGACGCGCTGA
- a CDS encoding acylphosphatase — translation MIRRHVIVSGAVQGVGYRYLARKHAERLEISGWVRNLPDGTVEAEVQGPSRAVREMLRRLEQGPPGSRVTGLTVDEVEPRGDDEGFRIIR, via the coding sequence GTGATCCGTCGGCACGTCATCGTGAGCGGGGCCGTGCAGGGCGTCGGCTACCGCTACCTCGCGCGCAAGCACGCCGAACGGCTCGAGATCAGCGGCTGGGTGCGCAACCTGCCCGACGGCACCGTCGAGGCCGAGGTGCAGGGACCGTCACGCGCCGTGCGCGAGATGCTGCGCCGGCTCGAGCAGGGCCCGCCCGGCTCCCGGGTGACGGGGCTCACGGTCGACGAGGTCGAACCGCGCGGCGACGACGAGGGCTTCCGCATCATCCGCTGA
- a CDS encoding winged helix-turn-helix transcriptional regulator, producing the protein MRDSPRSGCPINAAVEVLGDPWVMLILRDMVFGRRRHFRELLSGSIEGIASNILSDRLKRLVAAGLLSQEEPVRGRRAAYSLTEAGIDAVPVMVALGTWGLAHSAGEPALRVRAEVLRDGGPEVVAAFMEELREEHLGVPLADPARERIGDRLAAVRAAAI; encoded by the coding sequence ATGAGGGACTCACCGCGCTCGGGCTGTCCCATCAACGCGGCCGTCGAAGTGCTGGGCGATCCGTGGGTGATGCTGATCCTGCGCGACATGGTCTTCGGCCGTCGGCGTCACTTCCGAGAACTCCTGAGCGGCTCGATCGAGGGCATCGCCTCGAACATCCTCAGCGACCGGCTCAAGCGGCTCGTCGCGGCGGGGCTGCTGTCGCAGGAGGAGCCGGTGCGCGGCCGGCGCGCGGCCTACTCGCTCACCGAGGCCGGCATCGATGCAGTACCGGTGATGGTGGCGCTCGGCACCTGGGGGCTCGCGCACAGTGCCGGCGAACCCGCGCTGCGGGTCCGTGCCGAGGTGCTGCGCGACGGCGGCCCCGAGGTCGTCGCCGCCTTCATGGAGGAGTTGCGCGAGGAGCATCTCGGCGTGCCGCTCGCCGACCCCGCACGCGAGCGCATCGGCGACCGGCTGGCGGCGGTGCGCGCGGCGGCGATCTGA
- a CDS encoding dihydrofolate reductase family protein, giving the protein MGKIVCHFTMSLDGFVAGPDHDMSWLAGIDVPPGLVERYVESTGAIIAGRRGWDEAISRHRPYGGAWVGPVFVLTHHPHDGSPAEHVTYVDDLGTALDRARAAAGGKNVEIFSPGIGMQALALGVLDEFDLHVAPVLLGDGVRLYDAPGTAVVPLRHADASRAVVDLRLEPAY; this is encoded by the coding sequence ATGGGCAAGATCGTCTGTCACTTCACGATGTCGCTCGACGGATTCGTCGCCGGTCCCGACCACGACATGTCGTGGCTGGCCGGCATCGACGTGCCGCCGGGCCTCGTCGAACGTTACGTCGAGTCGACCGGCGCGATCATCGCGGGCCGGCGCGGCTGGGACGAGGCGATCAGCCGACACCGCCCGTACGGGGGCGCCTGGGTCGGACCGGTCTTCGTGCTCACGCATCACCCGCACGACGGGAGCCCGGCCGAACACGTGACCTACGTCGACGACCTCGGCACCGCACTCGACCGGGCGCGCGCCGCAGCGGGCGGCAAGAACGTCGAGATCTTCTCCCCGGGCATCGGCATGCAGGCGCTCGCGCTCGGCGTGCTCGACGAGTTCGACCTGCACGTCGCGCCCGTGCTGCTCGGCGACGGCGTGCGCCTCTACGACGCGCCCGGCACGGCGGTCGTTCCGCTGCGGCACGCCGACGCCTCCCGAGCGGTGGTCGACCTCCGCCTCGAACCTGCTTATTGA
- a CDS encoding SPW repeat domain-containing protein: protein MKKWTRWEDWVAIAAGLAVMVATLFVTPVGASLAMMLVLGALLVVSGIVNLAMPGMVAMEYVQGALGLLLIISPWVGGYASGEYMGAAWMSWICGAIAVIAAALAIRPSMRAHHDAIPH, encoded by the coding sequence ATGAAGAAGTGGACACGCTGGGAAGACTGGGTGGCGATCGCCGCCGGCCTCGCCGTGATGGTCGCGACATTGTTCGTCACCCCTGTCGGTGCATCCCTGGCGATGATGCTGGTGCTCGGCGCACTGCTCGTCGTCTCCGGAATCGTCAATCTGGCGATGCCGGGCATGGTCGCCATGGAGTACGTGCAGGGCGCCCTCGGTCTGCTGCTCATCATCTCGCCGTGGGTCGGCGGCTACGCGAGCGGCGAGTACATGGGCGCCGCCTGGATGTCGTGGATCTGCGGGGCGATCGCCGTGATCGCCGCCGCCCTCGCCATCCGGCCGAGCATGCGTGCGCACCACGACGCGATCCCGCACTGA
- the rplA gene encoding 50S ribosomal protein L1, with translation MAQKSKAYRAAAEKIEAGKYYTPTDAVALAKETGSAKFDSTVEVALKLGVDPRKADQMVRGTVILPHGTGKTARVIVFATGPAAEAAIAAGADEVGGAELIEKVAAGYTAFDSAVSTPELMGQVGRLGKVLGPRGLMPNPKTGTVTPNVGQAVSDIKGGKIEFRVDKHANVHFVVGKSSFSAEQLDDNLKAALEEVMRLKPSSAKGRYIQKGAVSTTFGPGIPLDVNAI, from the coding sequence ATGGCACAGAAGTCCAAGGCCTACCGGGCCGCGGCCGAGAAGATCGAAGCCGGCAAGTACTACACCCCGACCGACGCCGTCGCGCTCGCGAAGGAGACCGGTTCGGCGAAGTTCGACTCGACCGTCGAGGTCGCGCTGAAGCTCGGCGTCGACCCCCGCAAGGCGGACCAGATGGTGCGCGGCACCGTCATCCTCCCGCACGGCACCGGCAAGACCGCCCGCGTCATCGTCTTCGCGACGGGCCCCGCGGCCGAGGCCGCCATCGCGGCCGGCGCCGACGAGGTCGGCGGCGCCGAGCTCATCGAGAAGGTCGCCGCGGGCTACACCGCGTTCGACTCGGCCGTCTCGACCCCCGAGCTCATGGGCCAGGTCGGTCGTCTCGGCAAGGTGCTCGGCCCGCGCGGCCTGATGCCGAACCCGAAGACCGGCACCGTGACCCCGAACGTGGGCCAGGCCGTCTCCGACATCAAGGGCGGCAAGATCGAGTTCCGCGTCGACAAGCACGCCAACGTGCACTTCGTCGTCGGCAAGTCGTCGTTCTCGGCCGAGCAGCTCGACGACAACCTCAAGGCTGCGCTCGAAGAGGTCATGCGCCTCAAGCCGTCGAGCGCCAAGGGCCGCTACATCCAGAAGGGCGCCGTGTCGACCACGTTCGGCCCCGGCATCCCGCTGGACGTCAACGCCATCTGA
- the rplK gene encoding 50S ribosomal protein L11, whose amino-acid sequence MAPKKKVTGLIKLQINAGAANPAPPIGPALGQHGVNIMEFCKAYNAATESQRGNVIPVEITVYEDRSFTFILKTPPAAELIKKAAGVAKGSGVPHTTKVGKLTQDQVRAIAEQKMVDLNANDIDAASKIIAGTARSMGITVE is encoded by the coding sequence ATGGCACCGAAGAAGAAGGTCACTGGTCTGATCAAGCTTCAGATCAACGCCGGCGCCGCCAACCCCGCACCGCCCATCGGTCCGGCGCTGGGTCAGCACGGCGTGAACATCATGGAGTTCTGCAAGGCCTACAACGCGGCGACCGAGTCGCAGCGCGGCAATGTGATCCCCGTCGAGATCACGGTCTACGAAGACCGCTCCTTCACCTTCATCCTGAAGACCCCGCCCGCCGCCGAGCTCATCAAGAAGGCCGCCGGCGTCGCCAAGGGCTCGGGCGTCCCGCACACGACCAAGGTCGGCAAGCTCACGCAGGACCAGGTCCGCGCGATCGCCGAGCAGAAGATGGTCGACCTCAACGCGAACGACATCGACGCCGCGTCGAAGATCATCGCGGGCACCGCTCGCTCGATGGGCATCACGGTCGAGTAA